The following are encoded together in the Brassica napus cultivar Da-Ae chromosome A9, Da-Ae, whole genome shotgun sequence genome:
- the LOC106422350 gene encoding CASP-like protein 4A4: MKEHKDHVVVSITYGPSSEGSVTASPISHQAPSVPTPSSLAYSVTPSASRFSSRRASAHVSGLVLRFITLVLCFVAALSLAVNVHRPSQRHRSQSSSSFASYPELLYCFGVAVTGLVYTSLQTFKGVCDITHRGILISEPLSDYISFILDQVICYLLVSSSSLAIAWIQHANSDSVKTLRNNSIVSASMAFSAFLVLALSSLLSGYKLCKRFMW, from the exons ATGAAAGAACATAAAGATCACGTAGTGGTGTCGATCACCTACGGACCATCGTCGGAGGGTTCAGTAACGGCGTCGCCAATCTCTCATCAGGCCCCGTCAGTTCCGACGCCGTCTTCATTGGCATACTCCGTAACGCCATCAGCATCGAGGTTCAGCTCACGGCGAGCGTCGGCTCATGTTTCCGGTTTGGTTCTCCGGTTTATAACTTTAGTTCTATGTTTTGTCGCTGCTCTTTCATTGGCAGTGAATGTTCATCGGCCTTCACAGAGACATCGGTCTCAGAGCTCCTCGAGTTTCGCTTCATATCCTGAACTATT gtattGCTTTGGCGTAGCAGTGACAGGACTCGTGTATACATCTCTACAAACATTCAAAGGAGTATGTGATATTACTCACAGAGGAATTCTAATATCTGAGCCTCTCTCGGATTACATCAGTTTCATTCTTGATCAG GTTATATGTTATCTACTagtatcatcttcttccttggcAATTGCGTGGATCCAACATGCAAACAGCGATTCGGTCAAAACACTTAGAAATAACTCCATTGTTTCAGCTTCCATGGCCTTCTCtgcttttttggttttggcacTCTCGAGCCTCTTGTCTGGGTATAAGCTTTGCAAGAGATTTATGTGGTAA
- the LOC111200054 gene encoding glycerophosphodiester phosphodiesterase GDPDL4-like, which produces MITCMQDNPSMFRLRASKFLLLSVLILSQFLSTQLLAQRSKSPWQTLTGEAPLVIARGGFSGLFPDSSVTAYSFVSATSVPDAVLWCDVQLTKDGVGICFPDVTMYKDSNVQDAYPKRKNSYLLNGVPTQDWFTIDFTSKDLKSVFLIRGILSRSPAFDDNRNVISTVENIATQFKPAGFWLNVQHDAFYAQHNLSMSGFLLSVSKTVTIDYLSSPELKFFRDIGSRFGKTGPKFVFRFLEKDDVEVFLVEFKTFASGVLG; this is translated from the exons ATGATCACATGCATGCAAGATAATCCATCGATGTTTAGACTTCGAGCTTCCAAGTTTCTACTACTCTCTGTTCTCATCTTGAGCCAGTTTCTATCTACTCAACTCCTTGCTCAAAGATCTAAATCTCCATGGCAGACACTCACTG GAGAGGCTCCTCTTGTCATTGCACGTGGTGGGTTTTCTGGGTTGTTTCCAGATTCAAGCGTAACTGCTTACAGTTTTGTGTCGGCTACAAGTGTTCCCGATGCTGTTTTGTGGTGTGATGTGCAACTTACAAAGGATGGAGTTGGGATTTGCTTCCCTGATGTGACCATGTACAAAGATTCTAACGTCCAAGATGCTTACCCTAAACGGAAAAACTCTTACCTTCTTAACGGAGTCCCTACTCAGGACTGGTTCACCATTGACTTCACCTCCAAGGATCTCAAAAGCGTGTTCT TGATCCGAGGGATATTATCACGTTCACCCGCATTCGATGACAACAGAAACGTTATTTCAACAGTTGAGAACATAGCTACGCAGTTCAAACCTGCGGGGTTTTGGCTAAATGTTCAG CACGACGCGTTCTATGCGCAACACAATCTAAGCATGAGCGGATTTCTGCTATCAGTTTCCAAAACTGTGACCATCGACTACCTCTCTTCCCCTGAATTGAAGTTCTTCCGGGACATCGGTAGCCGGTTTGGTAAAACCGGGCCAAAGTTTGTGTTCAGGTTCCTTGAGAAAGATGACGTTGAGGTGTTCTTGGTTGAATTCAAGACGTTTGCTTCAGGCGTTCTTGGTTGA
- the LOC106422299 gene encoding protein unc-13 homolog isoform X2, which yields MIASMLLSSADAYPTQRRKMEKGSKLLLSLKRKEKPQLQPQTSNAHSEVINMIRVQMQISSKMDTCIRRNLVQLAQLRTGEQIDLPQLALGLLVGIFKSDFPNEKLYIKWKTRQANLLEEALCFSRGLEKNERATLRKCLATIRESKEWDVVMSSSLRIDVLSSIRHVASKLSSLPGRCGIEEETYYWTAIYHLNIRLYEKLLFGVFDVLDEGQLIEDASSMLFHMKSIWSTLGITENLHNAIYGWVLFQQFVSTGEPSLLGSAIQELQKVTEEGNPKEDLYLSRLVCSRQTIGADIHLSVSKAIFTSASAWCDDKLQDYHLHFGKKPRDFGMLVSLASTVGLPPADCMRTELIKLDTLSDDVGDKIQAYVQNSIKGACARAAHFAYVKSHGERTHALALLANELSVIAKAEINEFVPVFSKWLPECMMISAMLLHRFYGERLTPFLEGVSSLSGDVRKVVPAAYMLEEALTQLYNCHSKSKLHKPYLHKLKNYEIEKAVKPVMLDWLISQHDHILQWTRRAFEIEEWEPVSVHQRHAPSIVEIFRIIEETVSQLFGLHLPVDITHLQALLSIIYHSLDTYLQRIYDQLVDKKLLYPAAPPLTRFTEGVMPAMKRKSLEFAEPDNKMVTKLDELTIPKLCIRLNTLCYIQKQISATEDGIRKSLTLVRSSLDKRSKIETDEAEEENSLTHSEAVDELFTTTYDSLRETNANCITKTRDLIGARVIFWDLRDMFLVQLYNGTVEGARLERLLPHIDTVLDNVCSLSYEDSRDMVVLSICRSALEAYVRVLLDGGPTRAFSDSDIPLMEEDLSILKEFFIADGEGLPRSLVEQEAKQAKEILDLYSLESEMLIQMLMTASELIDMGVSSEQRRLEDAQTLVRVLCHKKDRTASKFLKRQYEFPMSSEYEDPTSNLPVLSEIVRSTSTRWSQTSQSSFSSFKKKIQDATSEIRNNSGW from the exons ATGATTGCGTCTATGTTGCTTTCGAG TGCTGATGCATATCCTACTCAGAGAAGAAAGATGGAAAAAGGCTCAAAGCTTTTGTTAAGTTTGAAGAGAAAGGAGAAACCACAGCTACAGCCTCAGACCTCTAATGCTCACTCAGAGGTCATCAACATGATCCGTGTCCAGATGCAG ATTTCATCAAAGATGGATACATGCATACGAAGAAATCTGGTACAATTGGCTCAATTGAGGACAGGTGAACAAATTGATCTTCCACAGTTAGCATTGGGGCTTTTGGTTGGTATATTCAAATCAGATTTTCCTAATGAAAAACTCTACATAAAGTGGAAGACTAGACAG GCTAACCTACTAGAAGAAGCTCTCTGTTTCTCACGTGGCCTGGAGAAAAATGAACGAGCAACTTTGAGAAAATGCCTTGCAACGATTAGAGAATCAAAG GAATGGGACGTTGTAATGTCTTCTTCACTGCGGATTGATGTTCTATCTTCTATAAGGCATGTGGCATCAAAGTTGTCATCACTACCAGGGCGATGTGGAATTGAAGAAGAAACTTATTACTGGACTGCTATATATCACTTAAACATTAGACTCTATGAGAAATTGTTGTTTGGCGTATTTGATGTTCTTGACGAGGGTCAACTTATAGAG GATGCCTCATCAATGCTTTTCCATATGAAATCAATTTGGTCGACATTGGGCATAACTGAGAACCTACATAATGCAATATATGGATGGGTTCTCTTTCAACAG TTTGTGAGCACAGGTGAACCTTCTCTTCTAGGAAGCGCAATTCAGGAGTTACAGAAAGTTACTGAAGAGGGCAACCCGAAGGAAGAtctttatttaagtcgtctagtaTGTTCGAGGCAAACCATTGGAGCTGACATACACTTAAGTGTCTCCAAGGCAATTTTCACTTCAGCTAGTGCTTGGTGTGATGACAAACTTCAGGACTACCATCTACACTTTGGTAAG AAACCTCGTGATTTTGGAATGCTTGTCAGCTTGGCATCAACGGTTGGACTTCCTCCAGCTGACTGTATGAGAACTGAG CTTATCAAGCTAGACACATTGAGTGATGATGTTGGTGATAAGATACAGGCCTATGTTCAGAATTCTATAAAAGGTGCATGTGCCAGG GCTGCACATTTTGCGTATGTGAAATCTCATGGTGAGCGCACGCATGCTCTAGCTCTGCTTGCAAATGAACTGAGTGTCATTGCAAAGGCAGAGATCAATGAGTTTGTCCCAGTTTTTTCCAAATGGTTACCTGAATGTATGATGATCTCGGCCATGCTGCTGCATCGGTTTTATGGAGAAAGACTG ACGCCTTTTCTAGAAGGCGTTTCATCCCTCTCTGGTGATGTTAGGAAAGTAGTTCCTGCTGCTTATATGTTAGAGGAAGCGTTAACTCAACTGTATAATTGTCATAGCAAATCCAAGTTGCACAAACCTTACCTTCACAAGTTGAAGAATTACGAG ATAGAAAAGGCTGTCAAACCAGTAATGCTGGACTGGCTTATATCTCAACATGATCATATCTTGCAATGGACTAGGAGAGCTTTTGAAATTGAG GAGTGGGAGCCTGTATCAGTTCATCAAAGACATGCTCCATCAATCGTTGAAATATTCAGGATCATAGAAGAG ACTGTGTCTCAGCTGTTTGGTTTACATCTGCCCGTTGATATCACACATCTTCAAGCTCTTCTCTCGATAATTTACCATAGCTTGGATACTTATCTTCAGAGAATTTACGATCAACTAG TTGACAAGAAGCTTCTATATCCGGCAGCCCCTCCTTTGACTCGATTCACAGAGGGTGTTATGCCAGCAATGAAGAGAAAGTCGCTCGAGTTTGCAGAGCCAGATAATAAAATGGTTACGAAATTGGATGAACTGACAATACCGAAACTCTGCATAAGATTGAATACACTCTGC TATATTCAGAAACAAATCAGTGCAACAGAAGATGGCATAAGGAAATCTTTGACACTTGTCCGATCCTCTCTTGACAAGAGATCAA AGATCGAGACTGACGAAGCAGAAGAGGAGAATTCGTTGACGCATAGTGAAGCTGTTGATGAACTCTTTACTACCACCTATGACAGCCTCAGGGAAACCAATGCCAATTGCATAACTAAAACCCGTGACCTAATTG GGGCAAGAGTGATATTCTGGGATCTGAGAGATATGTTCCTAGTACAGTTGTACAATGGCACGGTCGAAGGCGCCCGCTTGGAAAGATTACTCCCTCACATTGATACC GTGCTTGACAACGTATGCAGCTTGAGTTACGAAGACTCACGAGACATGGTGGTTTTAAGCATCTGCAGATCCGCGTTG GAAGCTTATGTTAGAGTACTACTTGATGGAGGTCCAACACGTGCATTTTCGGATTCAGATATCCCTTTGATGGAAGAAGATCTCAGTATTTTGAAG GAGTTCTTCATCGCTGATGGAGAAGGTCTTCCTCGTTCCCTAGTTGAGCAAGAAGCAAAACAGGCTAAAGAGATCCTCGACTTGTACTCTTTAGAG AGTGAAATGCTGATACAGATGCTAATGACTGCGAGCGAGCTGATTGACATGGGAGTGAGTTCAGAGCAACGGCGCTTGGAGGACGCACAGACACTAGTCAGAGTTCTTTGCCACAAGAAAGACCGAACCGCCTCCAAATTTTTAAAGCGACAATACGAGTTTCCTATGTCATCAG AGTATGAAGATCCAACATCGAATCTCCCTGTCTTGTCTGAAATCGTGAGAAGCACATCCACCCGCTGGAGCCAGACGAGCCAGAGTAGTTTCAGTTCCTTCAAGAAGAAGATTCAAGACGCAACATCAGAGATCAGGAACAACTCAGGATGGTAG
- the LOC106422375 gene encoding heat stress transcription factor B-2b-like translates to MPGEQTGETPTAAGVGGGGGGCSAGNSGGSSGCGPVGGGDSQRSIPTPFLTKTYQLVDDPVYDDLISWNDDGSTFIVWRPAEFARDLLPKYFKHNNFSSFVRQLNTYGFRKVVPDRWEFSNDCFRRGEKILLRDIQRRKISQPAMAAAAAAAAAAAVNVAAAVPAVPHAVSPSNSGEEQVISSNSSPAAAAAASGGGGGQAGVVLQRTTSCTTAPELAEENERLRKENVQLSQELTKLKGLYSNIYTLMSNFTSGQTDCAPEGRALDLMPERMGEDMATASGVETGIGLKLDEDLTPRLFGVSIGAKRARRDEVVTAEEEDDERREGSNQEGGEQGSDVKSEPMEEDNSDEHNGPWLELGN, encoded by the exons ATGCCGGGCGAACAAACCGGAGAAACTCCAACGGCTGCCGGAGTTGGCGGCGGAGGAGGTGGTTGTAGCGCCGGGAACAGCGGCGGAAGCAGTGGATGTGGCCCTGTCGGTGGAGGAGATTCACAGAGGTCTATTCCGACGCCGTTTCTAACTAAAACGTACCAGCTCGTTGACGATCCGGTTTACGACGATCTGATCTCGTGGAACGACGACGGATCAACGTTCATCGTGTGGAGACCAGCTGAGTTCGCCAGAGATCTTCTTCCTAAATACTTCAAACACAACAACTTCTCCAGTTTTGTCCGTCAGCTCAACACTTAC ggatttcgaaaAGTAGTTCCGGATCGTTGGGAGTTTTCTAACGATTGTTTCCGGAGAGGCGAGAAGATCCTCCTACGTGATATCCAACGCCGGAAAATCTCTCAGCCTGCCATGGCCGCCGCTGCTGCTGCAGCTGCCGCGGCAGCTGTTAACGTTGCTGCCGCTGTTCCGGCCGTACCCCACGCTGTCTCTCCGTCCAACTCTGGAGAAGAACAGGTGATTTCGTCTAACTCATCACCTGCTGCTGCAGCGGCAGcttcaggaggaggaggaggacagGCTGGTGTGGTTCTTCAGAGGACGACTAGCTGCACCACCGCGCCGGAGCTGGCTGAGGAGAACGAAAGGCTGAGGAAAGAGAATGTTCAGTTGAGTCAAGAGCTGACAAAGCTTAAAGGATTGTACTCGAATATCTACACGCTCATGTCGAACTTCACGTCCGGTCAGACTGATTGTGCACCGGAAGGGAGAGCTTTGGATCTGATGCCTGAGAGGATGGGTGAAGATATGGCAACGGCTTCCGGAGTAGAGACAGGGATTGGTCTGAAGCTAGATGAGGATCTGACGCCGAGGCTGTTCGGGGTGTCGATTGGGGCAAAGCGAGCTAGGAGAGACGAGGTGGTTACTGCAGAGGAAGAGGATGATGAGAGACGAGAAGGGAGTAACCAAGAGGGAGGAGAGCAAGGCTCTGATGTTAAGTCAGAGCCTATGGAGGAGGATAACTCTGATGAGCATAATGGGCCATGGCTTGAACTCGGTAACTGA
- the LOC106422299 gene encoding protein unc-13 homolog isoform X1, whose protein sequence is MNSLLERYRNDRRKLMEFLMSSGLVKELRSPSGSSSTSLSPADLDALSADYVLDCVKSGGVVDVSKATKKYNFESSYPVTMHSESRDSYFLVSSPDAAGSPPRRLPPQPVNMENSSNNGHVDSSNTRSPIDNYTFKEETPDIKPMKPIKIIPLGLPPLRTGLSDDDLREAAYELMIASMLLSSADAYPTQRRKMEKGSKLLLSLKRKEKPQLQPQTSNAHSEVINMIRVQMQISSKMDTCIRRNLVQLAQLRTGEQIDLPQLALGLLVGIFKSDFPNEKLYIKWKTRQANLLEEALCFSRGLEKNERATLRKCLATIRESKEWDVVMSSSLRIDVLSSIRHVASKLSSLPGRCGIEEETYYWTAIYHLNIRLYEKLLFGVFDVLDEGQLIEDASSMLFHMKSIWSTLGITENLHNAIYGWVLFQQFVSTGEPSLLGSAIQELQKVTEEGNPKEDLYLSRLVCSRQTIGADIHLSVSKAIFTSASAWCDDKLQDYHLHFGKKPRDFGMLVSLASTVGLPPADCMRTELIKLDTLSDDVGDKIQAYVQNSIKGACARAAHFAYVKSHGERTHALALLANELSVIAKAEINEFVPVFSKWLPECMMISAMLLHRFYGERLTPFLEGVSSLSGDVRKVVPAAYMLEEALTQLYNCHSKSKLHKPYLHKLKNYEIEKAVKPVMLDWLISQHDHILQWTRRAFEIEEWEPVSVHQRHAPSIVEIFRIIEETVSQLFGLHLPVDITHLQALLSIIYHSLDTYLQRIYDQLVDKKLLYPAAPPLTRFTEGVMPAMKRKSLEFAEPDNKMVTKLDELTIPKLCIRLNTLCYIQKQISATEDGIRKSLTLVRSSLDKRSKIETDEAEEENSLTHSEAVDELFTTTYDSLRETNANCITKTRDLIGARVIFWDLRDMFLVQLYNGTVEGARLERLLPHIDTVLDNVCSLSYEDSRDMVVLSICRSALEAYVRVLLDGGPTRAFSDSDIPLMEEDLSILKEFFIADGEGLPRSLVEQEAKQAKEILDLYSLESEMLIQMLMTASELIDMGVSSEQRRLEDAQTLVRVLCHKKDRTASKFLKRQYEFPMSSEYEDPTSNLPVLSEIVRSTSTRWSQTSQSSFSSFKKKIQDATSEIRNNSGW, encoded by the exons ATGCACTCTGAGTCTAGAGATTCCTATTTTCTTGTATCGAGTCCAGATGCAGCAGGTTCTCCTCCTCGTCGTTTACCTCCCCAACCGGTTAACATGGAAAACTCCAGCAACAATGGTCACGTTGATTCTTCTAATACTCGTTCACCTATAGACAACTACACATTTAAAGAGGAAACACCTGACATCAAACCCATGAAGCCTATCAAGATCATCCCTCTCGGCTTGCCACCCTTGAGAACAG GGTTGTCGGATGATGATTTGCGAGAAGCTGCTTATGAATTGATGATTGCGTCTATGTTGCTTTCGAG TGCTGATGCATATCCTACTCAGAGAAGAAAGATGGAAAAAGGCTCAAAGCTTTTGTTAAGTTTGAAGAGAAAGGAGAAACCACAGCTACAGCCTCAGACCTCTAATGCTCACTCAGAGGTCATCAACATGATCCGTGTCCAGATGCAG ATTTCATCAAAGATGGATACATGCATACGAAGAAATCTGGTACAATTGGCTCAATTGAGGACAGGTGAACAAATTGATCTTCCACAGTTAGCATTGGGGCTTTTGGTTGGTATATTCAAATCAGATTTTCCTAATGAAAAACTCTACATAAAGTGGAAGACTAGACAG GCTAACCTACTAGAAGAAGCTCTCTGTTTCTCACGTGGCCTGGAGAAAAATGAACGAGCAACTTTGAGAAAATGCCTTGCAACGATTAGAGAATCAAAG GAATGGGACGTTGTAATGTCTTCTTCACTGCGGATTGATGTTCTATCTTCTATAAGGCATGTGGCATCAAAGTTGTCATCACTACCAGGGCGATGTGGAATTGAAGAAGAAACTTATTACTGGACTGCTATATATCACTTAAACATTAGACTCTATGAGAAATTGTTGTTTGGCGTATTTGATGTTCTTGACGAGGGTCAACTTATAGAG GATGCCTCATCAATGCTTTTCCATATGAAATCAATTTGGTCGACATTGGGCATAACTGAGAACCTACATAATGCAATATATGGATGGGTTCTCTTTCAACAG TTTGTGAGCACAGGTGAACCTTCTCTTCTAGGAAGCGCAATTCAGGAGTTACAGAAAGTTACTGAAGAGGGCAACCCGAAGGAAGAtctttatttaagtcgtctagtaTGTTCGAGGCAAACCATTGGAGCTGACATACACTTAAGTGTCTCCAAGGCAATTTTCACTTCAGCTAGTGCTTGGTGTGATGACAAACTTCAGGACTACCATCTACACTTTGGTAAG AAACCTCGTGATTTTGGAATGCTTGTCAGCTTGGCATCAACGGTTGGACTTCCTCCAGCTGACTGTATGAGAACTGAG CTTATCAAGCTAGACACATTGAGTGATGATGTTGGTGATAAGATACAGGCCTATGTTCAGAATTCTATAAAAGGTGCATGTGCCAGG GCTGCACATTTTGCGTATGTGAAATCTCATGGTGAGCGCACGCATGCTCTAGCTCTGCTTGCAAATGAACTGAGTGTCATTGCAAAGGCAGAGATCAATGAGTTTGTCCCAGTTTTTTCCAAATGGTTACCTGAATGTATGATGATCTCGGCCATGCTGCTGCATCGGTTTTATGGAGAAAGACTG ACGCCTTTTCTAGAAGGCGTTTCATCCCTCTCTGGTGATGTTAGGAAAGTAGTTCCTGCTGCTTATATGTTAGAGGAAGCGTTAACTCAACTGTATAATTGTCATAGCAAATCCAAGTTGCACAAACCTTACCTTCACAAGTTGAAGAATTACGAG ATAGAAAAGGCTGTCAAACCAGTAATGCTGGACTGGCTTATATCTCAACATGATCATATCTTGCAATGGACTAGGAGAGCTTTTGAAATTGAG GAGTGGGAGCCTGTATCAGTTCATCAAAGACATGCTCCATCAATCGTTGAAATATTCAGGATCATAGAAGAG ACTGTGTCTCAGCTGTTTGGTTTACATCTGCCCGTTGATATCACACATCTTCAAGCTCTTCTCTCGATAATTTACCATAGCTTGGATACTTATCTTCAGAGAATTTACGATCAACTAG TTGACAAGAAGCTTCTATATCCGGCAGCCCCTCCTTTGACTCGATTCACAGAGGGTGTTATGCCAGCAATGAAGAGAAAGTCGCTCGAGTTTGCAGAGCCAGATAATAAAATGGTTACGAAATTGGATGAACTGACAATACCGAAACTCTGCATAAGATTGAATACACTCTGC TATATTCAGAAACAAATCAGTGCAACAGAAGATGGCATAAGGAAATCTTTGACACTTGTCCGATCCTCTCTTGACAAGAGATCAA AGATCGAGACTGACGAAGCAGAAGAGGAGAATTCGTTGACGCATAGTGAAGCTGTTGATGAACTCTTTACTACCACCTATGACAGCCTCAGGGAAACCAATGCCAATTGCATAACTAAAACCCGTGACCTAATTG GGGCAAGAGTGATATTCTGGGATCTGAGAGATATGTTCCTAGTACAGTTGTACAATGGCACGGTCGAAGGCGCCCGCTTGGAAAGATTACTCCCTCACATTGATACC GTGCTTGACAACGTATGCAGCTTGAGTTACGAAGACTCACGAGACATGGTGGTTTTAAGCATCTGCAGATCCGCGTTG GAAGCTTATGTTAGAGTACTACTTGATGGAGGTCCAACACGTGCATTTTCGGATTCAGATATCCCTTTGATGGAAGAAGATCTCAGTATTTTGAAG GAGTTCTTCATCGCTGATGGAGAAGGTCTTCCTCGTTCCCTAGTTGAGCAAGAAGCAAAACAGGCTAAAGAGATCCTCGACTTGTACTCTTTAGAG AGTGAAATGCTGATACAGATGCTAATGACTGCGAGCGAGCTGATTGACATGGGAGTGAGTTCAGAGCAACGGCGCTTGGAGGACGCACAGACACTAGTCAGAGTTCTTTGCCACAAGAAAGACCGAACCGCCTCCAAATTTTTAAAGCGACAATACGAGTTTCCTATGTCATCAG AGTATGAAGATCCAACATCGAATCTCCCTGTCTTGTCTGAAATCGTGAGAAGCACATCCACCCGCTGGAGCCAGACGAGCCAGAGTAGTTTCAGTTCCTTCAAGAAGAAGATTCAAGACGCAACATCAGAGATCAGGAACAACTCAGGATGGTAG